In Photobacterium sp. TLY01, the following proteins share a genomic window:
- a CDS encoding multidrug efflux SMR transporter, giving the protein MPPMLALFMAIVCEVIATSMLPKTQQFTQLVPTLIVLTGYGAAFFLLSVTVKVVPIGVAYAIWCGAGIVLVALISWLWYGQKLDLFALLGIAMILAGTLIINVFSKSLAH; this is encoded by the coding sequence TTGCCGCCTATGCTGGCCTTATTTATGGCGATCGTCTGTGAGGTGATCGCGACTTCTATGCTGCCTAAAACGCAGCAATTTACTCAGCTTGTGCCGACCCTGATTGTATTAACCGGGTATGGTGCTGCATTCTTTTTGCTTTCCGTGACGGTAAAAGTTGTGCCAATTGGCGTCGCCTATGCCATTTGGTGCGGGGCAGGGATCGTTCTGGTCGCCCTGATCAGTTGGTTGTGGTACGGCCAAAAGCTGGATCTGTTTGCTCTGCTGGGGATTGCAATGATCCTGGCCGGCACGCTCATTATCAATGTCTTTTCCAAATCCTTAGCACACTGA
- the astB gene encoding N-succinylarginine dihydrolase, whose amino-acid sequence MKAREANFDGLVGPTHNYSGLSYGNVASAKNQAAPSNPKQAAKQGLDKMKALADMGMLQGVLAPQERPDVHTLRRLGFTGSDKSIIEQAAKQAPKVLAACCSASSMWTANAATVSPSADTADGKIHFTPANLTNKFHRSIEHEVTGRILRSTFADPEYFSHHSALPAVEHFGDEGAANHTRFCNEYGEQGVEFFVFGRYAFDTRHPAPKVFPARHTFEACEAVARLHQLDPAKVVIAQQNPDVIDQGVFHNDVIAVGNKNILFCHQQAFLDQQGTYRSLKEKMGEGFNIIEVPTSAVSVDDAVTSYLFNSQLIETPNGETLLVLPEECRKNENVWRYVEQLMADKRGIDQVKVFDLKQSMANGGGPACLRLRVVLNEQEVRAVNPSTLMNDGLYGRLNQWVDKHYRDQMVEADLADPQLLDESRAALDELTQILALGSVYPFQR is encoded by the coding sequence ATGAAAGCACGTGAAGCGAATTTTGACGGATTGGTAGGGCCTACGCACAACTACAGTGGTCTGTCGTATGGTAATGTTGCGTCTGCTAAGAATCAGGCGGCACCATCTAATCCGAAACAAGCAGCCAAGCAAGGCCTGGACAAAATGAAGGCCCTGGCCGACATGGGAATGTTGCAGGGTGTGCTGGCACCGCAAGAGCGTCCAGACGTCCACACTCTGCGCCGTCTGGGTTTCACAGGCAGCGACAAATCTATTATTGAACAGGCTGCGAAACAAGCACCGAAAGTGCTGGCCGCATGTTGTTCTGCCTCCAGTATGTGGACCGCGAATGCCGCGACTGTGTCGCCCTCGGCTGATACTGCTGACGGCAAGATCCATTTTACACCGGCAAACCTGACCAACAAATTTCACCGTTCTATTGAACATGAAGTGACTGGCCGTATTTTGCGCAGCACCTTTGCCGATCCTGAATACTTTTCTCACCACTCTGCACTGCCAGCGGTAGAGCACTTTGGCGATGAAGGTGCGGCGAACCACACCCGTTTCTGCAACGAGTACGGCGAGCAAGGTGTTGAATTTTTTGTCTTCGGTCGCTATGCCTTTGATACTCGCCACCCGGCACCGAAAGTGTTCCCGGCCCGCCATACGTTTGAAGCGTGCGAAGCGGTTGCCCGTTTGCATCAGCTGGATCCGGCAAAAGTCGTGATAGCGCAGCAAAATCCGGATGTGATTGATCAGGGCGTTTTCCACAACGATGTCATCGCGGTGGGTAATAAAAATATCCTGTTCTGCCACCAGCAGGCGTTTTTGGATCAGCAGGGCACTTACCGTTCTCTGAAAGAGAAAATGGGCGAAGGCTTCAACATTATTGAAGTTCCTACCAGTGCTGTGTCTGTTGACGACGCTGTCACCAGCTACCTGTTTAACTCACAGCTGATCGAAACCCCGAACGGTGAAACGCTGTTGGTTCTGCCAGAAGAATGTCGCAAAAACGAGAATGTGTGGCGTTACGTTGAACAACTGATGGCTGACAAGCGCGGTATTGATCAGGTGAAAGTGTTTGACCTGAAACAAAGCATGGCCAACGGCGGTGGTCCGGCGTGTTTGCGTTTGCGTGTCGTGCTGAATGAACAAGAAGTGCGTGCCGTGAACCCTTCAACCTTGATGAATGATGGCTTATATGGCCGCCTGAATCAGTGGGTTGATAAGCACTATCGTGATCAGATGGTTGAAGCCGATCTGGCAGATCCTCAGTTACTGGATGAATCCCGTGCTGCCCTGGATGAACTGACTCAGATTCTGGCTCTGGGGTCGGTATACCCGTTCCAGCGCTAA